The Atribacterota bacterium genome has a window encoding:
- a CDS encoding ABC transporter permease, which translates to RTMVSVIAIAIAIISVVFLRGMIGGLLDSTFENHIHYVAGHIRLIDKEYELKEHMVSLKYSVNGFEEEGYESIGEKLLQIEGVDQVVPRLKFGAMVSHEDKMITMMGWGVDPDEEIRFTEIDQQIVEGRMIKPGERELVMGAGLMDKIGKKVGDKVTFLYSTAFDAFRGSTYQIVGKIESNLDLLNDNLFFLPLDQAQSILEMPGEVTELLIITPDYDNTATVLSGIEDFLASNDNAGKYTLLLWNRDYQMIELFAMARTIYNFIYIFIILLACFVLINTLIMIVNERTREIGMMSALGLKSQEILYLFAMEGIIIGALGSGIGVIFGGIITKVFSIVGIDFGAAMEGMNADLMFEPVFYTVFSLENLIFAFILGVVVVTIACIIPARMAARLEPNEALR; encoded by the coding sequence AGAACGATGGTTTCTGTAATTGCAATTGCAATTGCAATTATTTCAGTTGTATTCTTGCGGGGAATGATTGGCGGGTTATTAGATTCTACTTTTGAAAACCATATTCATTATGTAGCAGGTCATATCAGATTGATTGATAAAGAATATGAATTAAAAGAACACATGGTATCACTGAAATACAGTGTAAATGGCTTTGAAGAAGAGGGTTATGAGAGTATAGGAGAAAAATTGTTGCAAATAGAAGGTGTGGATCAAGTGGTTCCTCGCCTGAAGTTTGGAGCTATGGTCAGCCATGAAGATAAAATGATAACAATGATGGGCTGGGGGGTAGACCCGGATGAAGAAATCAGATTTACTGAAATAGATCAACAGATAGTTGAAGGAAGAATGATTAAGCCGGGAGAAAGAGAATTGGTAATGGGTGCCGGTCTGATGGATAAAATCGGGAAAAAGGTCGGAGATAAGGTTACTTTTTTATATAGTACTGCCTTTGACGCTTTTCGAGGGTCAACTTATCAGATTGTTGGAAAGATTGAAAGTAATCTGGATTTATTGAATGATAATTTATTTTTCTTACCCCTGGACCAGGCACAGTCAATACTGGAAATGCCGGGTGAAGTAACGGAATTATTGATTATTACACCAGATTATGATAATACAGCTACAGTTTTATCAGGAATCGAGGATTTCCTTGCCAGTAATGATAATGCAGGAAAATACACCTTACTACTTTGGAATAGGGATTATCAGATGATAGAACTATTTGCAATGGCTCGGACAATTTACAATTTCATTTATATATTTATTATCCTGCTGGCTTGTTTTGTTCTAATAAATACGCTAATTATGATTGTAAATGAAAGAACCAGAGAAATTGGCATGATGAGTGCTCTGGGCTTGAAATCTCAAGAAATACTTTACCTGTTTGCCATGGAAGGCATAATTATCGGTGCCCTGGGAAGTGGTATCGGGGTTATTTTCGGAGGGATTATAACCAAGGTATTCTCTATTGTAGGGATAGATTTTGGGGCAGCCATGGAAGGAATGAATGCAGATTTGATGTTTGAACCTGTATTTTATACTGTTTTCAGCCTGGAAAATTTGATTTTTGCCTTTATTCTGGGTGTTGTGGTAGTCACAATTGCCTGTATTATTCCGGCTAGAATGGCAGCACGGTTGGAACCCAATGAGGCATTAAGATAA
- a CDS encoding outer membrane lipoprotein-sorting protein codes for MQRIVKNFLIGLLIIIIFYFLSGIVSAQMTAEEIMEKRDDNEFIHSARIEATMIISQGGREIEKTMEMLSLEKDALVEFTNAADRGTKYLKKEDNLWMFFPDAEDIVKISGHMLEQGFMGSDFSYQEMMESDKLTELYTFTLLEEETFNDRPCYVLEAIAVPGQKVSYYHRVTWIDKERFVGLKEELYAESGRLLKVSEIQEIEEIEGRWLPIKSIMENKLRKDTYTQFVITEIDLNPELDEDMFSLQNLR; via the coding sequence ATGCAAAGAATAGTTAAAAATTTTTTAATCGGGTTATTAATAATAATTATATTTTATTTTTTATCTGGTATTGTATCAGCCCAGATGACTGCTGAAGAAATAATGGAAAAGAGAGATGATAATGAATTTATACATTCAGCCCGGATAGAGGCAACCATGATTATCAGTCAAGGGGGCAGGGAAATTGAAAAAACGATGGAAATGCTTTCATTGGAGAAGGATGCCCTGGTAGAATTTACCAATGCCGCTGATCGCGGTACCAAATATTTAAAAAAGGAAGATAATCTATGGATGTTCTTCCCTGATGCCGAGGATATTGTTAAAATTTCCGGGCATATGTTAGAACAGGGTTTTATGGGGAGTGATTTCTCTTACCAGGAGATGATGGAATCCGACAAACTGACTGAATTATATACATTTACGCTCTTAGAAGAAGAAACTTTTAATGATCGTCCCTGTTATGTTTTGGAAGCCATTGCTGTTCCAGGTCAAAAAGTATCTTATTACCACAGGGTAACCTGGATAGATAAAGAGCGTTTTGTAGGGTTAAAAGAAGAACTTTATGCAGAAAGTGGAAGATTATTGAAGGTAAGCGAGATACAGGAAATTGAAGAAATTGAGGGAAGATGGTTACCGATAAAATCAATCATGGAAAATAAATTGCGTAAAGACACCTATACCCAGTTTGTAATAACTGAGATTGATTTAAATCCTGAATTGGATGAAGATATGTTCAGCCTGCAAAACCTGCGTTAA
- the ltaE gene encoding low-specificity L-threonine aldolase, with amino-acid sequence MINLRSDTQTLPTAEMLDAMRNAPLGDDVFGEDPTVNRLEQLSAEILGKEEALFVASGTMGNLCALMSHTRPGDEVILEGDSHTYYYEVGGFSALAGLSPRMIPGLNGIINVDQIKQSLRPKDLHFPPTTLLCLENSHNRGGGTVYPVQLIDEICQFAHEGGLKVHIDGARIFNAAVSLKVDVKELVKNADSVMFCLSKGLSAPVGSMLAGSSNFIKRARKNRKMLGGGMRQAGVLAAAGIIAIEKMVERLADDHTNARFLAEELNKLDGLKIDLDTVQTNMIYCDISQLKVQVTTFLEILKDKGILVSPVPPSRIRLVTNRHISREDINKTIEAFKQVIAENW; translated from the coding sequence ATGATAAATCTTAGGAGTGATACCCAGACATTACCAACTGCAGAAATGTTAGATGCAATGCGGAATGCACCATTGGGAGATGATGTTTTTGGAGAAGACCCAACTGTAAACAGATTAGAGCAGCTGTCAGCTGAAATATTGGGCAAAGAGGAGGCGCTTTTTGTAGCCAGTGGTACAATGGGAAATTTATGTGCACTAATGAGTCATACACGTCCTGGAGATGAAGTAATATTGGAAGGAGATTCCCACACCTATTATTATGAAGTTGGAGGTTTTTCCGCATTGGCTGGATTATCTCCCAGAATGATACCAGGATTAAATGGTATTATTAATGTAGACCAAATAAAGCAATCTTTAAGACCTAAAGATCTACATTTCCCTCCTACGACATTATTGTGTCTTGAAAACTCTCATAATAGAGGAGGAGGAACAGTCTACCCGGTACAATTGATTGATGAAATTTGTCAGTTTGCTCATGAGGGTGGACTAAAAGTACATATAGATGGTGCACGTATATTTAATGCTGCAGTTTCCCTGAAAGTTGATGTAAAAGAATTAGTTAAAAATGCTGATTCTGTTATGTTTTGTCTTTCGAAGGGGCTTAGTGCTCCAGTTGGTTCGATGCTTGCTGGTAGCAGTAATTTTATCAAGCGGGCTCGAAAAAACAGAAAAATGCTGGGAGGAGGCATGCGCCAGGCAGGAGTGCTTGCAGCTGCTGGTATTATCGCTATCGAAAAGATGGTAGAACGTTTGGCTGATGACCATACTAATGCCCGTTTTCTTGCAGAAGAGTTAAATAAGCTTGATGGATTAAAAATTGACCTGGACACTGTACAGACCAATATGATTTATTGTGATATCAGTCAGTTAAAAGTACAGGTTACTACTTTTTTAGAAATATTAAAAGACAAGGGCATTTTAGTTTCACCTGTTCCGCCAAGCAGGATAAGATTGGTTACTAACAGACATATATCAAGAGAAGATATTAATAAAACAATTGAGGCATTTAAACAGGTAATAGCAGAGAATTGGTAA
- a CDS encoding deoxyribodipyrimidine photo-lyase, with product MIQEDRIAYLNEKEERPGQYIIYWMQASQRVEYNQALETAIRIANKRSLPVLVYFEFTKNFPDANFRHYYFMLEGLQEVYNELKKNNIKMILHYQEDNITPDLLKLAKDAAIVVTDCGYLHFHLEWREKYAEEIPCLMLQVESDVVIPVETASTKEEFTAGSFRPKVNRLLSDYLKPIDTTEPKHSSLNFAIKSLPIDDISNCLDYLTVDSSVPASPIFHGGNSKAKDFLNQFIKEKIYRFESLRNNPSEDYLSHMSPYLHFGQISPLYIALKLKSEAPAEAYRVYLEELIVRRELAINYVYYNANYDKFKGLPRWAKSSLEKHQHDTRKIVYSIAELEHSLTHDPYWNAAQQEMVITGKMHGYMRMYWGKKILEWSTAPQEAFERCIYLNNKYELDGRDPNGYTGIAWCFGKHDRAWKERPIFGKVRFMNDNGLKRKFDMEKYIQKVQELRKK from the coding sequence ATGATTCAGGAAGATAGAATTGCTTACTTGAATGAGAAGGAAGAGCGGCCAGGACAATATATTATCTACTGGATGCAGGCTTCACAGCGTGTTGAATATAATCAGGCTTTGGAAACGGCAATCAGAATAGCTAATAAGCGTTCATTACCAGTATTGGTTTATTTCGAGTTTACAAAAAATTTTCCTGATGCTAACTTCCGTCATTATTATTTTATGCTGGAAGGCCTGCAGGAAGTTTATAATGAATTGAAAAAAAACAACATTAAAATGATTCTTCATTATCAAGAGGACAACATTACTCCGGATTTACTTAAACTGGCAAAAGATGCAGCTATAGTTGTTACTGATTGCGGTTATTTACATTTTCACCTTGAATGGAGAGAAAAATATGCAGAAGAAATACCATGTCTGATGCTCCAGGTTGAAAGTGATGTTGTTATACCAGTAGAAACTGCTTCAACTAAAGAAGAATTTACTGCGGGTAGTTTCAGGCCAAAAGTAAATAGATTATTATCAGATTATTTAAAGCCAATAGATACTACAGAACCAAAACATTCATCATTAAATTTTGCTATAAAATCATTACCTATAGACGACATTTCCAATTGTCTTGATTATCTGACTGTAGACAGCTCAGTACCGGCTTCTCCAATCTTCCATGGTGGAAATAGTAAAGCCAAAGATTTTTTAAATCAGTTTATCAAGGAAAAAATATATCGTTTTGAATCTTTGCGGAATAACCCATCTGAAGACTATTTATCACATATGAGTCCATATTTGCACTTCGGGCAGATTTCTCCATTATATATTGCATTAAAATTAAAATCAGAGGCACCAGCTGAAGCTTACCGGGTGTATCTGGAAGAATTAATCGTTCGCCGTGAGCTGGCAATAAATTATGTTTATTATAATGCTAACTACGATAAGTTTAAGGGGCTCCCCAGATGGGCAAAGAGTAGTCTGGAAAAACACCAGCACGATACCAGGAAAATTGTTTATTCAATTGCAGAATTAGAACATTCACTGACACATGACCCTTATTGGAATGCTGCTCAGCAGGAAATGGTAATTACAGGAAAAATGCACGGATATATGCGTATGTACTGGGGTAAAAAAATATTAGAATGGAGCACTGCACCTCAAGAAGCCTTTGAAAGGTGTATTTATTTAAATAATAAATATGAACTGGATGGCCGTGACCCTAATGGATATACGGGAATTGCCTGGTGTTTTGGAAAACATGACCGGGCATGGAAGGAACGTCCTATATTTGGTAAAGTGCGCTTTATGAATGACAATGGTTTGAAAAGAAAATTTGATATGGAAAAATATATCCAGAAGGTTCAAGAGCTAAGGAAAAAGTAA